From the Halichoerus grypus chromosome 3, mHalGry1.hap1.1, whole genome shotgun sequence genome, one window contains:
- the ATOH1 gene encoding transcription factor ATOH1 — MSRLLHAEEWAEVKELGDHHRHPQPHPLPQPPPPQPPATLQTREHPVYPAELSLLDGTDPRAWLAPTLQGICTARAAQYLLHSPELGASEAAAPREEADGRGELVRRSGGGGGSSSKSPGPVKVREQLCKLKGGVVVDELGCSRQRAPSSKQVNGVQKQRRLAANARERRRMHGLNHAFDQLRNVIPSFNNDKKLSKYETLQMAQIYINALSELLQTPSGGEQPPPPPASCKSDHHHLRAAAPYEGSAGTATAAGAQPASGGGQRPTPPGSCRTRFSAPASAGGYSVQLDALHFSTFEDSALTAMMAQKNLSPSLPGGILQPVQEESSKTSPRSHRSDGEFSPHSHYSDSDEAS, encoded by the coding sequence ATGTCCCGCCTGCTGCACGCAGAGGAGTGGGCTGAAGTGAAGGAGTTGGGAGACCACCATCGCCATCCCCAGCCTCACCCCctgccgcagccgccgccgccacaGCCACCTGCGACCCTGCAGACGAGAGAGCATCCCGTCTACCCGGCCGAGCTGTCCCTCCTGGACGGCACCGACCCAcgcgcctggctggctcctaCTTTGCAGGGCATCTGCACGGCACGCGCCGCCCAGTACTTGCTGCATTCCCCCGAGCTGGGTGCCTCTGAGGCTGCGGCGCCCCGGGAGGAGGCGGACGGCCGGGGGGAGCTGGTGAGgaggagcggcggcggcggcggtagCAGCAGCAAGAGTCCTGGGCCAGTGAAAGTGCGGGAACAGCTGTGCAAGCTGAAAGGCGGGGTGGTAGTGGACGAGCTGGGCTGCAGCCGCCAGCGCGCCCCTTCCAGCAAACAGGTGAACGGGGTGCAGAAGCAAAGGCGCCTGGCGGCCAACGCCAGGGAGCGACGCAGGATGCACGGGCTGAACCACGCCTTCGACCAGCTGCGCAACGTTATCCCGTCCTTCAACAACGACAAGAAGCTGTCCAAATACGAGACCCTGCAGATGGCCCAGATCTACATCAACGCCTTGTCCGAGCTGCTACAAACGCCCAGCGGCGGGGAGCAACCGCCACCGCCGCCAGCATCCTGCAAGAGCGACCATCACCACCTTCGCGCCGCCGCCCCCTACGAAGGCAGCGCGGGCACCGCGACCGCAGCGGGGGCCCAGCCAGCCTCGGGAGGGGGCCAGCGGCCGACGCCGCCTGGAAGTTGCCGGACTCGCTTTTCGGCCCCAGCCTCCGCGGGAGGATACTCGGTGCAGCTGGACGCTCTGCACTTCTCGACTTTCGAGGACAGCGCCCTGACGGCGATGATGGCGCAAAAGAACCTGTCGCCTTCCCTGCCCGGGGGCATCCTGCAGCCGGTGCAGGAAGAAAGTAGCAAAACTTCGCCCCGGTCCCACAGAAGCGACGGGGAGTTTTCCCCCCATTCCCATTACAGTGACTCAGATGAGGCAAGTTAG